In Zingiber officinale cultivar Zhangliang chromosome 3B, Zo_v1.1, whole genome shotgun sequence, a single window of DNA contains:
- the LOC121968074 gene encoding uncharacterized protein LOC121968074: MQVLGTRSGYIRGLGSGPKPVRSTSSDATSSIRSTNTALREKLESTQEELANTKVQLASTQDELASMKSRQDKFEQILNRLAPGALDSLIDSSSVPPPPTHS, from the exons ATGCAG GTCCTCGGTACTCGTTCGGGATACATTAGAGGACTTGGAAGTGGGCCAAAGCCAGTTAGGTCAACTTCTTCAGATGCCACCTCCTCAATCAGATCAACTAACACCGCATTACGTGAAAAGCTTGAATCCACTCAAGAAGAGTTAGCAAACACCAAAGTTCAATTAGCAAGCACCCAAGATGAGTTAGCATCAATGAAATCAAGACAAGATAAGTTCGAACAAATTCTTAACCGATTGGCACCTGGAGCATTAGATTCCTTGATCGATTCATCTTCGGTTCCACCTCCTCCTACTCATTCTTAG